The genome window GGACGGGACGTCGTCATTGCGGCATTGCTGGGCGCCGAGGAATATGGCTTTGGCACCGTTGCCCTGGTCACTCTGGGCTGCATCATGATGCGGGTCTGTCACCTGGATACCTGTCCCGTGGGCGTTGCCACCCAGAACCCTGAGCTGCGCAAGAAGTTTGCAGGCGATCCCCAGTATCTGGTGAACTATATGCGTTTTGTGGCCCAGGAGATGCGAGAATTGATGGCCAGCCTGGGTTTCCGCACAGTGGACGAGATGATCGGGCGCACGGACAGGCTGGAGACCCGTCAGGCTGTAGCCCACTGGAAAGCCCGGGGGCTGGATCTTTCCAGCCTGCTCTATCGACCCGAGGTGCCGGATACGGTGGGCCGTTACCACCAGATCAACCAGGATCATGGCCTGGACGACGCGTTGGACAAAAAAGTGCTGCTGGATCTCTGCAAGCCAGCCCTCGATGGCCAGAAAGAAGTACGCGCAAAGCTGCCCATCTGCAATACTGACCGGGTTGTGGGCACGATTTTGGGCAGCGAGTTGACCCGTCGCTTCGGCGAGGAGGGCCTGCCCGAGGATACGATCCACCTGACCTTCCATGGTTCGGCCGGTCAGAGCTTCGGCGCCTTTTTACCGGCAGGAATCACCTTGGCCCTGGAAGGTGACACCAATGATTACCTGGGTAAGGGCCTGTCAGGTGGCAAGATAATCGTCTATCCGCCGGAGGAATCGGGCTTTGTGGCGGAGGAGAACGTCATTTCGGGCAACGTGGCCTTCTATGGCGCGACCGGCGGCGAAGCCTACGTGCGGGGGCTGGCAGGCGAACGATTCTGTGTGCGCAACAGCGGCGTCGATGCGGTAGTTGAGGGAGTCGGTGATCACGGTTGCGAGTACATGACCGGTGGCCGGGTGGTTGTGTTGGGCAAAACCGGGCGCAATTTTGCCGCCGGCATGTCGGGAGGCGTCGCTTACGTGCTGGACGAAAAAGGCGATTTTGCCGGTCGCTGCAATCAGGCCATGGTGATACTGGAGCGGCTGCAGGACTGCACAGCGGACGAGATAGCAGGCGTCAAATGCATGATAGAAAAGCACGCCGAATACACGGGCAGCGCTCTGGCCTGGCGGGTCCTGCTGCGCTGGAATGAGCTGGTAGCCAGGTTTGTCAAGGTTCTCCCCAGGGACTACAAGCGCATGCTGGAGGCCTTCGCAGAGATGGATGCCGCCGGCCTCGCCGGTGACGAAGCAGTAATGGCGGCGTTCGAGAAGAACAGAGACGATTTGACCCGCATCGGCGGACAATAAGAAAGAGAGGAGACGCTCTGTGGGAGAACCGACTGGATTCATGGAACATGAGAGGGAACTGCCGGCCCATCGTCCGCCGCTGGAAAGACTGGCAGATTGGTCGGAGTTTGATCTGCCCTTTCCGGACGAAAAACTGCAAGTCCAGGGCGCCCGTTGCATGGATTGCGGCATTCCCTTTTGTCACGCCGGTAGACTGATCAACGGCATGACCGCGGGCTGTCCCATCAACAATCTGATTCCGGAATGGAACGATCTGGTCTATCGCGGACTCTGGAAAGAGGCTTTGATCCGCCTGTTGAAGACCAACAATTTCCCTGAGTTCACCGGGCGGGTCTGTCCAGCGCCCTGTGAGGGCTCCTGTACGCTGGGCATCAACGAGCCGCCGGTCACTATCAAGAGCATCGAACATGCCATCATCGACCGTGGTTTCGAACAGGGTTGGATACAGCCGGAGCCTCCTGCCCTTCGCACCGGACGGCGGGTCGCAGTGGTTGGGTCCGGGCCGGCAGGGCTGGCATGCGCGGCACAACTCAACATGGTCGGCCACAGCGTCACTGTCTACGAACGGGCCGACCGTATCGGTGGGCTACTGATGTATGGTATTCCCAACATGAAGCTGGATAAGGGCATCGTGCAGCGCCGTGTCGATCTGATGGCCGCGGAGGGGATCACCTTTGTCACCAACACCGAGATCGGCAAGGATATCCCCGGTCAGGAATTGCGAGAGCAGTTCGACACCGTGGTTCTTTGTGGTGGCGCCACAAAACCGCGCGATCTGCCGGTCGAGGGACGGGACCTGCAAGGCATTCACCTCGCCATGACATTTTTGCGGGATAACACCAAACGACTGCTGGATGGGGGTGGCGGCGCTGTCCACCTTTCAGCCAGGGATCTGGATGTGATCGTCATCGGGGGAGGCGACACGGGTACCGATTGCGTGGGCACTTCCCTGCGCCAGGGTTGTCGCAGTGTGGCCCAGTTCGAAATCCTGTCGGAGCCGCCGGGCGAGCGTCAGCTGGACAATCCCTGGCCGGAGTGGCCTCGAATCCTGCGCGTCGATTACGGCCAGGAAGAGGTCATCGCCCGCGATGGGTCCGACCCGCGAAGCTATGACATCATGACCAAGACCTTCGCGGGGGACGATCAGGGCCGAGTCAGGGAAGTACACACTGTCCAGGTCGAATGGGTGACCGGAGACAATGGCAGCCGACCCTATCCCAGGGAGATCCCCGGCACCGAACGGGTGTGGCCAGCTCAATTGGTGCTGTTGGCCATGGGGTTTCTGGGCCCGGAGGACACCTTGCTCGACCAACTGGACGTTGCACGGGATCACCGGTCCAATGCCAGAGCGGCCTACGGCCATTTCTCCACCAGTGTGGCGGGGGTCTTCGCCGCCGGCGACATGCGCCGGGGCCAGAGCCTGGTCGTATGGGCGATCAACGAAGGCCGCGGCGCCGCGCGCGAGGTGGACCGCTATTTGATGGGGGAGACCAACTTACCCTGAGGGGGATCAACGCCACTCATTGAGCCAGCGCACCTGGCCGGGCCATTGGTTGGCGACAGCTATCGCCTGCACGTGCACTCCCGTGCCCCGCAGGACGGGCACCGGGATGCCGTTGGCCCCGCGGCGGTAGGTGATGTTTGGGAACTGCGGGTCTCCCAGTTGTGGGTTGAGCGAGCCCACCTTTTCGGCAGTCGCCCAGAGAATGAATTGATTGAGCGAGATGCCTTGCTTACGCGCCCAGGCTTCGGCCTCTTGTTTCAGTTGCTGGGGAAGATTCAGAGAATATCGCGCCATTTCACTCCTCAAAGGTATTCACTCTTGATGTTGTAGAATACATCGTTTCGCACATCGCTCCATGTGTCAATTCTCAAGCCAGCGTTCGGAAATACGGATGCGTTGAAGATGTTTCTTTGCCTGTCCACTTGACAAGAAGTCGGCAAAGGAAAGGCGCTGTGGATATTCTGGGAACCACAGCGCCTTCATGACACAGCTAAATCGATTTTCTGGCTCTATTATTGTCCGGCAGGCACCGGTCCCGCCCGAGACTGGCTTTCGGTGGGCTCGGGCAGCGGTTCGCGATACAATGGCTGCTCGAATGCAACCATGGTGGTTCCAACTATCTCGCCATTGCCGGTGATATCGATAGTTTCCAGGAAATACCAATGGTCCCTGCCTGATCGGGCTTTGCGATCGATCCAGGCATAGGTGTTGCCCCCGCTGCTGCCCGGTGTCGGGCTCGGAATGAGGGCGGCGTTCAGCCGCACTTTGCGTCCCTCCAACCCGTCAGATCGATACAGGTTGAAACCCAGGTGATCGATCTCGCTGACGGTCTCCCAGGTCAGATCTATGCCCTTTCTGCCCGGCTTGGCCTCGAAATAGGCCAAATCCACCGCCAGGGGAACGCTGTAGATCGTCTGAGTCATCGTGAATGGCTTGGCGCCATCGACCGACATGTTGTGGGCCCACAGCTGCCAGATCGTGTCGCCCCAGGCCTTGAGCTGGGAAAAGAAGGGGTCGGTCTGAATGATGTACGAATCGTTCTCGGGCGACGGTGGGGGCAATGTCAGGTTGCCTGTGCCGTTGATCTCATCCCGCAAGAACTCGACGAACTCGCGACTGGTGGTCTGGTAGTACAACGTGAGCTCCACGTCAGCGGCGCCCTCGCCAATGTTGATTGACACCTGATCGTAGCCGCCGGCGTTCTCCTCCGCAGTGAAATAGTCCTCGGCATCGTCGCCGTGCCATCGGGGAAGAATGAGCCGTTCCGCGGCTTCGTTCAGATCAAACCCCCTGGGCGGGATGCGGTTGTCCTTGTAGCGATCATCCGCCAGTACCATGTGGAAGGACTCATCCTCGCCTGTCAGGCTGCTGGAAGGATGCACCTCATAGACCAGTTCGTCCACGTAGCGCTGGTTGACCTCAAGGGGTTCAGGAATTGGCACAACAGGTAGTGAAGGAGGTGTTGGATCTATATAGGGATAATTCAATCCCTTCAAGGTACCGGCAGTGTAGTCATAGGGATTGATTTCCAGAATCAGCTCTCCTGCGGCGTCATATGCCTTGATGTTCACGAACATGCGCCGGCCTTCCGGATAGCCTGAAATCAGCTTGTGGCCGGTGTAGTTTACGATACGAAAATCCAGGTCGCCGCTGGACCGGCCGTAGGTGACTTGATCGAGGGGAATGGCTGCGGCCTGCACCAGCTGCTGCCTGGACCGGTCTACCCCATCCAGCAGCATATCAGGGTCCAGTCCCTCGCCGGCGGTCATGTCCAGCGTCAGCACAGCGGGACCCTGGTTGAACAAATCGTAGTTGGTCTGATCGTAGTTGGGGGAGCCTGGCACAGCACTGGCCAGCATCCAGGCTACCCAGGCGCTGCCGCCAGTCATGTCGTGGAACGGCTGACCACTGTTAGGATGTTCGACGCTCTCGGTCGTCGCCGGATCCCCGGTGCGATAGAGGCCTTTTCTGCCGGTACCGGCCCGGCCTTCCACATCGGGAAGGTGGCAATCCTGGCACTTGGCGATGTAGTTGTTGGCATACGAGGTCTGGAATGTGGCAGGATCGTAGGGGCCTTCCCCGGGAGCGCCTCCCTCCGCGGCAAAGGCAGATGCCATGAACTCGGAAAAGGTTCTTTCGATGTGAAAGTAACTGTAGGCCGGGTTTACTTCGGACGGCAAGGGCTCGGCCGGATCCTCTCCCAAATTCGCCAGCACCGGATTGGAGACGTCGTGACAGGAACCGCAGAAATAGCGGCTCTTGTGATAGCGGCTGTAGCCGGGATTGTGGGATCGCGATTCAGCATCGGCAAAAGGAGCTCGCTTGAAACTGCTATCTGACGTAACGAAGAATTGACCACCGCCATTCTCATCGTAATCTTCAGGCGGCTGATTGTTCTCAAAAAAGGGAGCACCGTTGAAGAACTGGATGCCCTGAGCCAGGGTGGCATCGCTGGCATAGGTGGCGGCTGCGGCTGCGGTCGACGGCGTGCCGCTGGCGTCGGTTTCATCCCAGTACTGCACCCACTCTTCGGGATCGATCTGGTCGTTGCCATCCAGATCCCCTTCGCGCGCACCGGTGGCTGTCTCATCGAAGAACGGATCCCACATACGATGGCAGAAGTCGCACTGGACCCCATCGTAGTCATCACCGGCCATCAGCGAGGCATTGGGCGGATCGGAACGTCCTTCCAGCCAGCCCTTGGGAAAATGACAGCGTTCACAGAGATCCATGGCGTTGGGTGTGCCGGTGAAGCGGATCGAGTCCTGGCCGGCAACCGTCATGGCGGCAAAGAACAGGGGGTCTCGGGCCGCCTGTGCCATCATCGAGCCTATCCAGGGGCCGACAGGTTCTACCAGATCCCCTTGATGGCAGTTGGTACACTGGCGAAGATCCTCCAGAGCCACCTGGTTGGGTTGGGTCCCTGGAATACGGACCAGGGGATCATCCTCGACGGGTATGGGGTCCCAGGCGCCAGCCGCGATCAGGGACATCGAAAAAAGTACAAGAACGAGCAACAGGATCAGTGGCGTTTTTCGTACCATGCTAGACTTCCCTCCGATGCGACATACAAAAAAAGGAGCCGATACCGTACTCCCATTATAGAGGGTGGCAGGATGTTTGTCTATGATCTGGATCATAAAGTATCAAGAGCTTTGTGCGTTGACACACTGGTTGGCCGTAGCAGACCAACCGACAACTTGATAAATTCCCCGCACACCAGGAGGAGCGACTACGTCGTGGCAGATCAACTCCAGGCTCAACAACCCATTCTGGAACACTTTCGCCTGGATGGCTGGGTGGCCCTCGTCACCAGCTATTCTGTTTTCCTTGAGCAATGCGGCTTCCAATGATATAATCGTGTCACTTATCGTTCGATCAACGGCGGAGATTGGAACCAATTCTACCTGGATACGAGGTCTACACTCCGAACGCTGATCCGATCATGTTTCGTCGGAAATTCGATCTGCCGAGAGTCATGATCGACAATTGATTCATCGGCAGATTTGTTGCTCTGAGTGGAAGCAGTTGTGTCGATGCTGACCAAGACAGCGATCTTTCAACAGCAGCTCGATCGGCCCATGACCCACTGTGCAACTCTGACCGAGCTGCCCGATGGGACGCTCCTGGCCGCCTGGTTTGCTGGCGCCTATGAAACCTCACCCGATGTGGTGATCCAGTCAGCTCGCCTCGCACCCGGGTCCAGTGGCTGGTCGACGCCGCAGGTGATGGCTGAACTGCCTGGCCACTCGGTGGGCCAACCGGTGTTTCTCAAACGCCCCGATGGCGGGCTGTGGTTGTTTTTCGTTGGCATCATGGGCAGGGAATGGACCAGCGCCCAGCCCTTTTTGCAACGCTCGTCAGACGGGGGAGAGAGCTGGAGCACACCCGGGCGGCTGATCGACTATCCCGGGCTGATGTTCCGCAGTCGTCCCGTGATACTCACAGGACGGATTATATTGCCAGTCTACGATGAGAATTCCTGGAAAAGCCGAATGATGATCTCCGACGATGATGGAAAAAGCTGGCGGTTGACCGATCCGATAAAAACGCCGCCGGGTAATATCCATCCCTGCGTCGTCCGGCTCGACGACGGTCGCCTTCTGGCCTATTTACGTACCGGTGGCAGTGGCGGAGTCATTTGGCGCACCACGTCCGATGACCGCGGTGACACGTGGCACAAACCCCGGCCAACAGAGCTTGCCAATCCCAATTCCGGTTTGGATCTGCTGCGCCTGCAGGATGGCTCGCTTGTGCTGGCCTACAACCACAGTGACCGGCTGCGAACGCCCCTGTGTGTGGCGTTAGCGACCGAGAATGAAGCCTGGGGCAGGCCACGCACCATCGAGGATGCTCCGGCTGAGTTTTCCTACCCAACCTTGCTGCAATCGCAGAACGGCACGATTCACATGGTCTACACCTATCGCCGGCAGCACATCCATCACGCGGCTTTCCCACAGACATGGTTGCATGAGAGGCAGAAGAGCGATGAACCAAAACATTGAAGGCGTGATCGTTCCCATCCTCACCCTGTTCGATGAGACCGGCCAGCTTGACGCGCCCGCGATGACATCGCTGGTCGATTTTCTGGTCGAGCGCGGAATCAGCGGCCTGTTTCCCGGTGGCACGACCGGCGAGGGACTGCTTCTGTCCACGCGCGAACGGCAACGGTTGGCCGAGATCACGGTTGAAGCGGCTGAGGCACGTGTTCCCGTCATTGTGCACACCGGCGCCATCACTACCGCCGAAACGCTGGCGTTGACGGAACATGCCCGGGCCATTGGCGCCCAGGCCGTTGCTATTGTACCGCCCTTCTACTATCATCACTCCGACGAAACCTTGCTGCAACACTTCGAGCAAGTCGCTGCTGCGGTGCCCGATTTTCCAGTCTACCTGTACAACAATCCAGCGGTTGCCAACAACAGCCTGTCTCCCGCTCTGGTGTTCAATCTGGTTGACCGGTGTTCCAACATTGTCGGCATCAAGGACAGCAGTGGATCGATAGACTACCTCGCCGCGATGACATCGCTTCGAGGTGGCGCGTTTAACACGGCCAGTGGCAGCGATGGACAGATTCTTGCCGCGCAGGCGATTGGCTGCCATGCCTGCGTGTCTGGAAACGCCAATGTGGTGCCGGAGTTGGTCGTGTCCCTCTTCGACGCCGCGTCGGCTGGTGATTTGATCCTCGCCCGCAGACTCCAGCGGCAACTCAACAAAGTGCGCCGGATCGTTGAAGATGGCGCTGATCTTTCCCTGTTCAAGGCGATAGTGGTCCGTCGCGGCCTTGCTGGTTCATCTGTTGTGCGGGCGCCGCTCAGGGAGATGAGTTCCTCGCAGATCGAAAACCGGTGGCAGGCATTGTCCCGGCTGAACCTGGTGCCATCCCCGGCCGGTGATCTTCTTTCCGAAAAGGAGGCGCCATGAAGTGATTAATTGTCAATGGCGGAGGGACCAAGGAAACAAGGACCAGGTAGACAAGGACCAGGGACCAGGTAGACAAGGACCAGGGACCAGGTAGACAAGGACCAGGGACCAGGTAGACAAGGACCAAGGATCAGGGAAACAAGGACACAAGTAGGTGCCAGGCCATGGTGCATCGGCAAACTTGTCTACTTATTTTCTTATCTACTTGTCTACTTCCCACCTATCTACTTATCTACCTGTCTACTTGTTTACTTTTCCACTTCCCACCTGTCTACTTCCAAATCATGTATCACGAAAGGAGCAGAATCATGAAACGCAATTTCACCTGGCTGGGCCTCAGCCTACTGATCGTTCTGAGCCTGTTACTGGCTGCCTGTGTGGCGCCAACTGTTCCGGCGCCCGCGCCGGCGGAGCCGGTTGCAGAAGCCCCCGCCGAGGCAGAAGCGCCTGCGGCGGAGGATGTAGTCACACTGGAATTCTGGGGCGGGTGGACAGGCCCCGACGGCGACATTATGGCAGACCTGGTTGACCAGTACAACGCCGAAAACGATGGCGTAGAGGTCACCTTGACGCGCCAGCAGTGGTCGCCCCTCTTCGATGCCTTCATCGTTTCGGCCAGTGCCGAGGAGGCTCCCGATATCCTGGCCATGCATCCCCAGGAAATGCCCCAATTTGCCGAGCTGGGTTTGCTCAAACCTTTGGACGAGATCGTCGCCCAGTCGGATGTGATCAACGCCGGGAACTACCTGGCCAGCGCCTGGGATCCCAACGTCTACAAGGGTGCTCTCTACGGCACCCCGCTCGACCTGCACATGCATGGTCTTTTTTACAACGTCGATCTGTTCGAGCAGGCGGGTATCGAGGGACCACCCGCTACCGGGGATGAACTGCTGGAGACGGCTCGCCTCTTGACGGTCGATGCCAATGGCCTGCATCCCGGTGACGAGGGCTTTGACGCCGAGACCGTCGAACAGTACGGCATCAACATGCATACCAACCATCACGCCTTCTTCCAGTGGTGGTCGCTGCTGAATCAGCTTGGTGGAACGATTCTCTCTGAGGATGGTTCAGCCTGCGCCATCGATATCGACAAGGGCACGCAGGCCTGGCAGTGGCTGCAGGATCTGGTTTACGAGCACGGCGTGGCGCCGCAAGGCCAGACCGACTATCCCCGTGATTTCCTGTCAGGACGAACGGCCATGATGATCGACGGCCCCTGGCGTATGCCATCCCTTGAGGCCGCCCAGGAGGAAACAGGCTTTAACTGGGCAGCGGCTCCCTACCCCGTGGTCTTCGACCAGCCGGCTGTATGGGGCAGCGCCCACATCTTCACCTTGCCAACCTTCGCCGATCCTGACAAGGAAGCGGAGGCGGTGGCGTTCCTGGAGTGGCTGGCTGCCAACTCCAGTGCCTGGGCCAATGCCGGTCAGTTGCCGGCTTTCGCCGCGGTCATGGAGTCGGAGGAGTTCCTGAACATGCCGGGACGTGCGGCTTTCATCGAGATGATGCCCCACGAGAAGATCTTCCCCAATACGCCCAAGTACAGCGAGATATTCGCATCCAACGCACCCACCCCCATGATGGTGATGGCGCAGAATATCATGCTTGAACAGGGCGATGCGAGAGCTGCCGTCGAGGCGGCCTGCGCGGGAATCGACGCGATTCTGTCAACCCCGTAAAGGTTGATCCAAAGACAATTGGCTGGTTCAGCCCGATTGCACCTGATTGGGCTGAACCAGCCGTCGGCGCGCTGTTGTTGAGTTTTCCGAGACCAAGATGCCAATCCTGCCCCGCCAGAACCCTTCCCAGGGCCAATTGAACGAGGGAAAAACCTCTTCCTCTCGTAGCAGTTGGCGCGCCGCTCCCTATCTGTTCATACTGCCTTACATGCTGTTCTTCGTGATCTTTCGCCTGGGCCCATCGCTGGCTGGGCTGGGCATTGCGTTTACCAACTGGGCTGCCGTGGGAACGCCCAAGTGGGTTGGTCTGGGCAATTTCGAAGCCATGGTGCGCGATCCGCTGCTCAAGGACGCGGTGCTGAATACAATCCTGTTCACGGCGCTGACGGTGCCGTTGCTGATCGGGTTGGGACTGGGGCTGGCGCTTTTCATGAATCAGCCCTACCGAGGCCGGGAGCTGGGGCGGGTCGCCGTGTTTACTCCCTTTGTGGTCATGTCTACCGTGGTGGGCGTGTTGTGGACGTGGCTGCTGGAAAAGGATTTCGGCCTGATCAACGTGACCTTCGGGCTTGACATTCCCTGGCTGGTGAGCAAGGACTATGCCATGTTGGCCATTGTGATGACGACGGTCTGGTGGACGGTGGGCTACAACATGGTGCTATTTCTGGCCGGACTGCAGGATATTCCCCGGGAGCTGTACGAGGCAGCTCGCATCGACGGCGCGGGCCGTTTCCAGCTGCTGCGGCGGATCACACTGCCCCTACTCGCTCCCACCATGTTTCTGGTGTTGATGCTGACGATCATCAATACCTTTCAGGTATTTGACCAGGTATTCGTGATGACTTCCGGCGGGCCGGGAACATCAACGCTGACTTTGGTCCAATACGTGTACACCACCGCCTTTCAGTTCCGCAAGTTTGGCTATGGTTCGGCAGTAGCGGTGTTGCTATTCGCCATTCTTGTGCTGCTGGCCTTGATCCAAACACGTGCCTATCGGCGCGGCCTCGAGGGAGTCACCGAATGAGAACGCAAGGCAGTTTGCTGCGTTTCGTCTGGTACATCGCCTTGGTGATCATCGTCATCCTGGCCCTGGCGCCGCTGATATGGATGATATCCACCTCGCTGAAGCCAGAAACTCAGATCACGACCACCGAGATCCGCTGGATACCTGAAACCATCACGCTGGAGAACTTCCAGGCTGTGCTGGACCATCATGCCATGCTGCGCTGGACAATGAACAGCCTGATCGTCGCTGTCACCGCGACCGCGTTGGTGTTGGTCCTGGATTCACTGGCTGGTTATGCGCTGGCACGTATGCATTTCCTGGGGCGAGATCTGCTTTTCCTGTTGATCCTCTCCATGCTTTTCGTGCCCATTCAGATTACCGTGGTGCCCTTGTTCCTGCTGTTTTCCAAGATGGGCTTGACGGATAGCCACGTTGCCCTGATCTGGCCGGTGGGAGCGACCGTTACGGGAGTTTTCCTGATGCGCCAATTTTTCCTGAGCGTGCCAACTGAGTTGGAGGATGCCGCGCGCGTCGATGGCGCCAACGATCTGCGCATCTGGTGGTCTGTTGTCTTACCCCTGGCACGACCTGCCTTGACTGCCGTGGCGATAATCACCTTTCTTTCTACCTGGAACAGTTTCTTTTGGCCCCTTATCGTTACTCGCAGCGACGCCGTGCGGACCCTGCCTGTGGGGATCGCCCAGTTCATGAGCCTGCGTCCCGGCATGGCCCAGGCCGCGCAAGCGTATGGTCAGTCGATGGCCGGTGCTGTCATTGCTGCCCTGCCCCCCGTCATCGTCTTCTTCGTTCTCCAGCGCCACTTCATCGAAGGCATTTCGATGACGGGCTTAAAGGGCTAAGGAACAGAGCACCCCACCATGCAAAAAAGTGAAATTGCAGCCATCATCAGTGCTTCCGACCTGCTAAAGGGCTTAACGTCCGAGGAATGTATGGTGTTTGTCGATGCCGGCAAATTACGCCATGCACCACCTGGTACCTTTCTGTTCCATCAGGAAGACTCCGTAGATGCCTGTTTCTTTATGCTGACTGGCAGGGTACGCCTGGCGCAGTTAACACCGGGTGGCAAGCAGGTGATCGTGGATATCATCTCTCCTGAACGCTACTTTGGTCTTTTCGTGGCTATTGCCGGCATGACGCACCCTGTCTCGGCAGAAACTATCGAGGATAGTACTGTCTATTGCTGGGAGACGGAAACAGTGCGGGAGTTGATGTTGCAATTCCCCCGCGTTGCGCTGAATAGCGTCGAGTTGATCGCCAAGCGCTTTGTGCGATTACAGGGCCGGGTGCAAAAACTCGCCACCGAGCGAGTCGAGCAACGCGTTGCCCACACCCTGTTGGATATATCTCGATTCGTGGGCAAAGAGATCGAGAACGGTGCAATGATCGATCTGGCGCTTTCGCATCAGGACCTGGCAGAAATGGCAGGAACAAATATCTATAGCGTCAGCCGGGTGTTACGCAAATGGGAGCATGACGACATTGTCTCAATTGGCCGCCAACGCATACTGCTTCGCAACCCAGATCATCTGCGCCTCCTCGTAGAAGGTGGCTAATTTCTTTGACCCCGGTAGAACACTTAGTTCGAGTGAGGATTTTCTCAGAAATAGCCAAAATAGTGCAGTTTGTCTGAAAAGAGTGACGCCTAGCCAGGCAGAAGTAGCATCAGTCGTCCCCCACACATGTACAAAGCATGTTGGGGGGCTTTCATTGTCCGCTGGATTATATCAAGACTCTGAGAGTTTGTCATTCTCCACGAACTTCGGCGCGTCTCCACAACTCCTCCACAATCGCCTGTTATTCTATGGTCGTCAGCGAAAAAGTCGCCGACCACTCAACTCAAGGAGACTAGGATCATGAAAACTATAAAAACACTCGCATTCAGTTTTTTCGCCGGGCTTCTAGCCCTGACCATCGTCACCGTCAGCACCCCCATCTCTGCTGAAGCAGCAACAGAAGTCGCTGCTACCACTGTCGTCCAGGCCCCCGCAGATGAAATCACCGACCAAGAAGCTTTGGACTTGCAGTTCATGGTAGAGGAAGAGAAGCTGGCCCGCGATGTCTATCTGACACTCGACGAGGAATGGAACTTCCGCATTTTCCAGAATATCGCCAGGGCTGAGCAGAC of Chloroflexota bacterium contains these proteins:
- a CDS encoding carbohydrate ABC transporter permease encodes the protein MRTQGSLLRFVWYIALVIIVILALAPLIWMISTSLKPETQITTTEIRWIPETITLENFQAVLDHHAMLRWTMNSLIVAVTATALVLVLDSLAGYALARMHFLGRDLLFLLILSMLFVPIQITVVPLFLLFSKMGLTDSHVALIWPVGATVTGVFLMRQFFLSVPTELEDAARVDGANDLRIWWSVVLPLARPALTAVAIITFLSTWNSFFWPLIVTRSDAVRTLPVGIAQFMSLRPGMAQAAQAYGQSMAGAVIAALPPVIVFFVLQRHFIEGISMTGLKG
- a CDS encoding Crp/Fnr family transcriptional regulator, which encodes MQKSEIAAIISASDLLKGLTSEECMVFVDAGKLRHAPPGTFLFHQEDSVDACFFMLTGRVRLAQLTPGGKQVIVDIISPERYFGLFVAIAGMTHPVSAETIEDSTVYCWETETVRELMLQFPRVALNSVELIAKRFVRLQGRVQKLATERVEQRVAHTLLDISRFVGKEIENGAMIDLALSHQDLAEMAGTNIYSVSRVLRKWEHDDIVSIGRQRILLRNPDHLRLLVEGG